CTGCATTAACAGACCCCGCAAAGACAAGAGAGCAAGGTTCCTTCCATGACCTACGTGGTGACCGACAACTGCATCGCCTGCAAATACACCGACTGCGTGGAAGTCTGCCCGGTGGACTGCTTCTACGAAGGCGAGAACATGCTGGTCATCCACCCGGACGAGTGCATCGACTGCGGCGTGTGCGAACCCGAGTGCCCGGCCGATGCGATCCGCCCGGATACCGAGCCGGACATGGAATCCTGGGTGGAGCTGAACCGCAAGTATGCCGAGATCTGGCCGGTCATCGTGACCAAGAAGGACGCGCTGCCCGACGCCGCCGCGCTCGATGGCCAGCCCGGCAAGCTTGCCACCCACTTCTCGGAAGCGCCGGGCGAGGGCGGCTGACCCTGCGGCGCTTTGCCTCGGCTGCGGCGCCCTCCGCATCTTCAAGAAATTGATAACGGTTTCGTGGAACCGACAGGGCGCGCCGCAGTTGGAATCGGCCGCGTTTTGTGGTACAAGATTTCCATAAACAAGCACGGACGCACGCAACCACCTCAGTGCTGCTCGCCTGAGGTGGGATTTCTAACGACATGCACGCTCACTTCGCCCGGATTGGAATGGTCCGGGCGTTGAAGTGTCTGTCTGCAGGAGCGCGATCGGCCGCATCGAGGAAGCGACTGGATGACCAAAACGAAGAAGCCCGAGTTTCGTCCCAACGAGTTCGTCGTCTACCCGGCGCACGGCGTCGGCCGTATCATCTCGATCGAGGAGCAGGAGATCGCCGGGATCCGCCTCGAACTCTTCGTGATCTCGTTCGAGAAGGACAAGATGACGCTGCGCGTGCCGACCCACAAGGCGACCGAGGTGGGCATGCGCTCGCTGTCCACGCCGGACGTGGTGACGAAGGCGCTGGACACGCTCAAGGGCAAGGCCCGGGTGAAGCGCGCCATGTGGTCGCGCCGCGCTCAGGAATACGAGCAGAAGATCAACTCGGGCGATCTGATGTCGATTGCCGAGGTGGTGCGCGACCTGCACCGCACCGACGACCAGCGCGAGCAGTCCTATTCCGAGCGTCAGCTGTATGAAGCCGCGCTCGAGCGCCTGACCCGCGAAGTGGCGGCCGTCTCGGGCGTGGACGAGGCGGGGGCGCAGAAGGCGGTGGACGCGGTCCTCGTGTCGCGCGCGGCCTGATCCTTTTTGGAACGGCAGGAAACCGCGGCCCCGGCCGCGGTTTCTTCATGTCCGGG
This portion of the Rhodobacter sp. CZR27 genome encodes:
- the fdxA gene encoding ferredoxin FdxA; this translates as MTYVVTDNCIACKYTDCVEVCPVDCFYEGENMLVIHPDECIDCGVCEPECPADAIRPDTEPDMESWVELNRKYAEIWPVIVTKKDALPDAAALDGQPGKLATHFSEAPGEGG
- a CDS encoding CarD family transcriptional regulator; translation: MTKTKKPEFRPNEFVVYPAHGVGRIISIEEQEIAGIRLELFVISFEKDKMTLRVPTHKATEVGMRSLSTPDVVTKALDTLKGKARVKRAMWSRRAQEYEQKINSGDLMSIAEVVRDLHRTDDQREQSYSERQLYEAALERLTREVAAVSGVDEAGAQKAVDAVLVSRAA